A single region of the Gorilla gorilla gorilla isolate KB3781 chromosome 1, NHGRI_mGorGor1-v2.1_pri, whole genome shotgun sequence genome encodes:
- the TOMM20 gene encoding mitochondrial import receptor subunit TOM20 homolog yields MVGRNSAIAAGVCGALFIGYCIYFDRKRRSDPNFKNRLRERRKKQKLAKERAGLSKLPDLKDAEAVQKFFLEEIQLGEELLAQGEYEKGVDHLTNAIAVCGQPQQLLQVLQQTLPPPVFQMLLTKLPTISQRIVSAQSLAEDDVE; encoded by the exons ATGGTGGGTCGGAACAGCGCCATCGCCGCCGGTGTATGCGGGGCCCTTTTCATTGGGTACTGCATCTACTTCGACCGCAAAAGACGAAGTGACCCCAACTTCAAGAACAGGCTTCGAGAAC gaagaaagaaacagaagcttGCCAAGGAGAGAGCTGGGCTTTCCAAG ttaCCTGACCTTAAAGATGCTGAAGCTGTTCAGAAGTTCTTCCTTGAAGAAATACAGCTTGGTGAAGAGTTACTAGCTCAAG GTGAATATGAGAAGGGCGTAGACCATCTGACAAATGCAATTGCTGTGTGTGGACAGCCACAGCAGTTACTGCAGGTCTTACAGCAAACTCTTCCACCACCAGTGTTCCAGATGCTTCTGACTAAGCTCCCAACAATTAGTCAG agaatTGTAAGTGCTCAGAGCTTGGCTGAAGATGATGTGGAATGA